One genomic window of Phalacrocorax aristotelis chromosome 23, bGulAri2.1, whole genome shotgun sequence includes the following:
- the LOC142067875 gene encoding feather keratin Cos1-1/Cos1-3/Cos2-1-like, translating to MSCYSQCLPCRPCGPTPLANSCNEPCVRQCQNSTVVIEPPAVVVTLPGPILSSFPQSTVVGSSTSAAVGSILSCDGVPISSGGFDLSCITSRYCGRRCPPC from the coding sequence ATGTCCTGCTATAgccagtgcctgccatgccggccctgcggcccgaccccgctggccaacagctgcaatgagccctgtgtcaggcagtgccagaactCCACTGTCGTCATTGAGCCCCCGGctgtggtggtgaccctgcccggccccatcctcagctccttcccacagagcaccgtGGTGGGCTCGTCCACCtccgctgctgttggcagcatcctgagctgtgatggagtgcccatctcctccgggggcttTGACCTCTCCTGCATTACCAGCCGCTACTGTGGCAGAAGGTGCCCCCCCTGCTAA
- the LOC142068107 gene encoding feather keratin Cos1-1/Cos1-3/Cos2-1-like isoform X2, translating into MQSPDMSCYSQCLPCRPCGPTPLANSCNEPCVRQCQNSTVVIEPPAVVVTLPGPILSSFPQSTVVGSSTSAAVGSILSCDGVPISSGGFDLSCITSRYCGRRCPPC; encoded by the exons ATGCAAAGCCCTG acatgtcctgctacagccagtgcctgccatgccggccctgcggcccgaccccgctggccaacagctgcaatgagccctgtgtcaggcagtgccagaactCCACTGTCGTCATTGAGCCCCCGGctgtggtggtgaccctgcccggccccatcctcagctccttcccacagagcaccgtGGTGGGCTCGTCCACCtccgctgctgttggcagcatcctgagctgtgatggagtgcccatctcctccgggggcttTGACCTCTCCTGCATTACCAGCCGCTACTGTGGCAGAAGGTGCCCTCCCTGCTAA
- the LOC142068107 gene encoding feather keratin Cos1-1/Cos1-3/Cos2-1-like isoform X1 — protein sequence MKGRYKSQSKSPLSHPLLLPPSPWEQPRDMSCYSQCLPCRPCGPTPLANSCNEPCVRQCQNSTVVIEPPAVVVTLPGPILSSFPQSTVVGSSTSAAVGSILSCDGVPISSGGFDLSCITSRYCGRRCPPC from the exons ATGAAGGGCAGATATAAAAGCCAGAGCAAGTCCCCGCTCTCTCATCCACTTCTcttgcctccttctccttgggaACAG CCCAgagacatgtcctgctacagccagtgcctgccatgccggccctgcggcccgaccccgctggccaacagctgcaatgagccctgtgtcaggcagtgccagaactCCACTGTCGTCATTGAGCCCCCGGctgtggtggtgaccctgcccggccccatcctcagctccttcccacagagcaccgtGGTGGGCTCGTCCACCtccgctgctgttggcagcatcctgagctgtgatggagtgcccatctcctccgggggcttTGACCTCTCCTGCATTACCAGCCGCTACTGTGGCAGAAGGTGCCCTCCCTGCTAA
- the LOC142068106 gene encoding feather keratin Cos1-1/Cos1-3/Cos2-1-like isoform X1, giving the protein MKGRYKSQSKSPLSHPLLLPPSPWEQPRDMSCYSQCLPCRPCGPTPLANSCNEPCVRQCQNSTVVIEPPAVVVTLPGPILSSFPQSTVVGSSTSAAVGSILSCDGVPISSGGFDLSCITSRYCGRRCPPC; this is encoded by the exons ATGAAGGGCAGGTATAAAAGCCAGAGCAAGTCCCCGCTCTCTCATCCACTTCTcttgcctccttctccttgggaACAG CCCAgagacatgtcctgctacagccagtgcctgccatgccggccctgcggcccgaccccgctggccaacagctgcaatgagccctgtgtcaggcagtgccagaactCCACTGTCGTCATTGAGCCCCCGGctgtggtggtgaccctgcccggccccatcctcagctccttcccacagagcaccgtGGTGGGCTCGTCCACCtccgctgctgttggcagcatcctgagctgtgatggagtgcccatctcctccgggggcttTGACCTCTCCTGCATTACCAGCCGCTACTGTGGCAGAAGGTGCCCTCCCTGCTAA